A window from Chitinophaga filiformis encodes these proteins:
- a CDS encoding M15 family metallopeptidase produces the protein MELKLIRINSQGALVTSWQFFLIGQHLYEGVADGIFSREVLNATIEFQRRNHLQPDGVVGNKTYGIAMQLGFDGIIDDRTDKSGADYPKPPSFQPLVSNEERAKVFGKFSYVSQPIPGNPENIKVTDNWASQNIVTVSVPQLVNIKGSDRVQFHRIAANQLVKMWADWEKAGLLPLVLTWGGSYVPRFIRGSRTTLSNHSFGSAFDINVAWNPLGAIPALVGQKGSVRELVQIANLNGFYWGGHFSRKDGMHFEVAQIK, from the coding sequence ATGGAACTTAAACTTATCCGGATCAACAGCCAGGGCGCACTGGTTACAAGCTGGCAATTCTTTTTAATCGGTCAGCACCTGTACGAAGGCGTCGCTGATGGCATTTTTTCAAGGGAAGTACTGAATGCAACGATCGAATTCCAGCGTAGAAACCACCTCCAGCCCGACGGTGTGGTAGGCAATAAAACGTATGGCATTGCCATGCAGCTGGGCTTTGACGGCATCATTGACGACCGGACCGACAAATCGGGAGCAGATTACCCTAAACCACCCTCCTTTCAGCCATTGGTGTCCAATGAAGAGCGGGCGAAGGTCTTTGGTAAATTCTCTTATGTATCCCAACCAATTCCGGGCAATCCGGAAAACATCAAAGTGACCGACAACTGGGCAAGCCAGAATATTGTAACGGTGTCTGTACCGCAGCTGGTCAACATCAAGGGATCTGACAGGGTACAGTTCCATAGGATAGCCGCCAATCAGCTTGTGAAAATGTGGGCCGACTGGGAAAAAGCAGGCCTGCTGCCATTGGTGCTCACCTGGGGCGGCTCTTATGTACCAAGGTTCATCAGGGGCAGCCGCACAACATTAAGCAATCATTCTTTTGGTTCAGCATTCGACATCAACGTAGCATGGAATCCGCTGGGCGCCATACCGGCATTGGTAGGTCAGAAAGGATCGGTGAGAGAGCTGGTGCAGATAGCCAATTTAAATGGTTTCTACTGGGGCGGACATTTCTCCCGTAAAGACGGAATGCACTTTGAAGTAGCGCAGATAAAATAA